In Rutidosis leptorrhynchoides isolate AG116_Rl617_1_P2 chromosome 2, CSIRO_AGI_Rlap_v1, whole genome shotgun sequence, one genomic interval encodes:
- the LOC139890967 gene encoding glucose-1-phosphate adenylyltransferase large subunit 1-like isoform X1, with protein sequence MDYCCSTLKNSTKLVKLSVNGDEGFLRGEKIRWSLNGNVWVNRVQKSLNFQKQTSKITKLGVAFNVITSDNGKETLVETLTAPSFERRRVNSKNVAAIILGGGAGTKLFPLTSKTATPAVPVGGCYRLIDIPMSNCLNSTINKIFVLTQFNSASLNRHIARTYFGNGVNFGDGFVEVLAATQTPGETGMNWFQGTADAVRQFTWVFEDAKNKDIEDILILSGDHLYRMDYLNLLQNHIDRDADITVSCVPVGESRAPDFGLLKFDNKGKVIQFAEKPKGDDLQAMRIDTSLLGLSQKEAKESPYIASMGVYVFKRDVLLNLLRWGYPTSNDFGSEILPAAVTEHNVQAYLFRDYWEDIGTIKSFYDANLALTDEVILKVPKFQFYDPKTPFFTSPRFLPPSKIEKSKLKNAIISHGCFLRECNIEHSIVGERSRLDSGVELKDTLMLGADYYQTESEIAYLLAEGKVPIGVGRNTKIRNCIIDKNAKIGCDVLIMNKDGVEEGDRADEGFYIRSGITVILEKATIKDGGVI encoded by the exons ATGGATTACTGTTGTTCAACATTGAAAAACAGTACCAAATTGGTAAAATTAAGTGTGAATGGGGATGAAGGGTTTTTGAGAGGTGAAAAGATTAGGTGGAGCTTAAACGGCAACGTTTGGGTAAATAGAGTGCAAAAAAGCTTAAATTTTCAAAAGCAGACTAGCAAAATTACAAAACTTGGGGTTGCTTTCAATGTCATTACATCAGATAATGGCAAAGAAACCTTGGTTGAG ACACTGACAGCACCAAGTTTTGAAAGAAGAAGAGTAAATTCAAAAAATGTGGCTGCAATCATACTTGGTGGTGGTGCAGGAACTAAACTCTTCCCTCTTACTAGCAAAACCGCTACACCCGCC GTACCTGTAGGAGGATGCTATAGGCTTATCGACATCCCTATGAGCAATTGTTTAAACAGCACTATAAACAAAATATTTGTTCTAACTCAATTCAATTCCGCTTCTCTAAATCGGCACATTGCTCGTACTTATTTTGGCAACGGTGTGAATTTTGGCGATGGTTTTGTTGAG GTTTTGGCTGCCACTCAAACGCCCGGGGAAACAGGAATGAATTGGTTTCAAGGAACAGCAGACGCTGTGAGACAATTTACATGGGTTTTCGAG GATGCCAAAAACAAGGATATTGAGGATATACTAATCTTGTCGGGTGATCATCTTTATCGCATGGACTATCTTAACCTGTTGCAG AATCATATTGACAGAGATGCTGACATCACAGTTTCTTGCGTGCCAGTAGGTGAAAG CCGAGCACCTGATTTTGGGCTACTGAAGTTCGATAACAAGGGTAAAGTCATTCAATTTGCTGAAAAACCAAAAGGCGACGATTTACAAGCAATG CGAATTGATACTAGTTTGCTTGGATTATCACAAAAAGAAGCTAAAGAATCGCCATATATTGCATCAATGGGCGTTTACGTTTTCAAAAGGGATGTTTTGTTAAATCTATTAAGATGGGGGTACCCGACATCTAATGATTTCGGATCTGAAATCCTTCCTGCTGCCGTAACAGAGCACAATGTGCAA GCGTACTTATTCAGAGACTACTGGGAAGATATCGGGACGATTAAGTCTTTTTATGACGCGAATTTGGCGCTTACAGATGAG GTCATTTTGAAGGTACCTAAGTTTCAGTTTTATGATCCAAAGACTCCATTTTTCACTTCTCCTAGGTTCTTGCCACCATCCAAGATCGAAAAAAGCAAG CTCAAGAATGCAATTATTTCACATGGTTGTTTTCTGAGAGAATGCAACATTGAACACTCAATAGTGGGTGAACGTTCCCGTTTAGATTCTGGTGTCGAGCTTAAG GATACACTAATGTTGGGGGCAGATTACTATCAGACAGAATCTGAGATCGCTTATTTGCTAGCTGAAGGAAAGGTCCCAATTGGCGTAGGACGTAACACAAAAATCAG GAATTGCATCATAGACAAAAATGCAAAGATCGGATGTGATGTGTTGATCATGAACAAAGAT GGAGTTGAAGAAGGTGATAGAGCAGATGAAGGATTCTACATAAGATCTGGGATTACAGTCATATTGGAAAAGGCTACAATTAAAGATGGTGGTGTTATATAA
- the LOC139890966 gene encoding uncharacterized protein has product MPRNNGKAVESSVNRNQLSWLTHWTGTRSETDTHDHLTQFNDRDMKKHMNRGEIASDNFGYSKGIKDVDLTISLNKPSSQSFPFFKIGHEQGKLKTVQPQVSNFNNGFNFENSSSERHLQPTEHVKKYHMFFGESSYSYAGPSDQEHFPISQKPEMPSFFEQNNTPHLKANDPSTSSHRSPASIEGQYKRMQKHIGLGFFPHQTGSHGQCSFQDVRDAEMARMTGGIHSFSRTTHSLLITKQTDVEVFRESQVYRGSRLSTQFNGEAFEDLNYSPPRFTQGQRGVKIQLLDSSDHESRDNVDSVKASLDVQKNESSADTDTMDFGCFKENHLSGVDLSRPNKDTIVESNLPFLPPLTMSKEKDTSRKRKIELPDMNVEISALPAASTSSNKAEPCTSRTQSLDMNTLHLNLDHTSNSNSNECSNTNLHSEPGNRWIKRLKLNSSSSLPYGTKISKLAEPSSNSKLNKFFARGFDKRLGEKSESIVGECSVKSDSSSECKDVMLSHSWIKRWSRNQNQKSLETLDTCKADDPKFANDETQKKQFPSIAAMALMGKAMTGFQQCKFQKKESFVVWNTKTFE; this is encoded by the exons ATGCCCAGGAACAATGGCAAAGCAGTGGAATCTTCTGTAAATCGTAACCAATTGTCGTGGTTGACGCATTGGACAGGAACAAGATCTGAAACAGATACACATGATCATTTAACTCAGTTTAATGATCGTGATATGAAGAAACACATGAACAGGGGTGAAATTGCATCTGATAATTTTGGTTATTCCAAAGGGATCAAAGATGTTGATTTGACCATAAGTTTAAATAAGCCAAGTAGTCAATCTTTTCCGTTTTTTAAAATCGGTCACGAACAAGGGAAATTGAAGACAGTCCAACCTCAAGTTTCTAACTTTAACAATGGTTTTAATTTCGAAAATTCGTCAAGCGAACGACATCTTCAACCTACAGAACATGTGAAAAAGTATCACATGTTTTTTGGGGAGAGCAGTTACTCGTACGCAGGCCCTTCTGATCAAGAACATTTTCCTATAAGCCAAAAACCCGAAATGCCCTCATTTTTTGAACAAAACAACACACCCCATTTGAAGGCGAACGATCCTTCTACAAGCAGCCACCGTTCACCAGCGTCTATCGAAGGGCAGTACAAAAGAATGCAAAAACATATAGGACTAGGATTCTTTCCACATCAGACTGGTTCTCATGGACAATGCTCGTTTCAGGATGTTCGAGACGCGGAGATGGCGAGGATGACAGGTGGCATTCATAGTTTTTCGAGGACAACTCACAGTTTATTGATCACAAAACAGACTGATGTTGAAGTGTTTCGAGAAAGTCAGGTTTATAGAGGGTCCCGTTTATCTACCCAATTTAACGGGGAAGCTTTTGAAGATCTTAACTACAGCCCTCCACGTTTTACACAGGGTCAACGAGGAGTAAAAATCCAACTTTTAGACTCCTCAGATCACGAATCACGGGATAATGTTGACAGTGTAAAAGCTTCTTTAGATGTTCAGAAAAATGAGTCGTCAGCTGATACGGATACTATGGACTTCGGCTGTTTCAAAGAGAATCATCTTTCTG GTGTAGATTTGTCTCGGCCAAACAAG GACACCATCGTGGAATCGAATTTACCCTTTCTACCTCCACTTACCATGTCAAAAGAGAAAGACACGAGCAGAAAACGTAAAATAGAACTACCCGATATGAATGTAGAAATTTCCGCTCTACCAGCTGCGTCAACCTCAAGTAATAAAGCCGAGCCATGCACATCAAGAACTCAAAGTTTGGACATGAACACACTACACTTAAATCTTGATCACACAAGCAACTCAAACTCTAACGAATGTTCCAACACTAACCTACATTCAGAACCAGGAAACAGATGGATCAAACGTCTCAAATTGAACTCTTCATCTTCTCTCCCTTATGGTACCAAAATCTCAAAACTGGCTGAACCATCATCTAACAGTAAACTGAACAAATTTTTTGCCAGAGGTTTTGATAAACGCCTTGGTGAGAAATCAGAATCTATAGTGGGTGAATGCAGTGTGAAAAGTGATTCGTCTTCTGAATGTAAAGACGTGATGCTTTCACATTCTTGGATTAAAAGGTGGAGCCGTaaccaaaatcagaaaagtctcgaGACGTTGGATACTTGTAAAGCGGATGATCCAAAATTTGCAAACGATGAAACGCAGAAAAAGCAGTTTCCAAGTATTGCTGCAATGGCTTTAATGGGTAAAGCCATGACTGGATTTCAACAATGTAAGTTTCAGAAAAAAGAATCTTTTGTTGTTTGGAATACCAAGACTTTCGAATAG
- the LOC139890967 gene encoding glucose-1-phosphate adenylyltransferase large subunit 1-like isoform X2, with protein MDYCCSTLKNSTKLVKLSVNGDEGFLRGEKIRWSLNGNVWVNRVQKSLNFQKQTSKITKLGVAFNVITSDNGKETLVETLTAPSFERRRVNSKNVAAIILGGGAGTKLFPLTSKTATPAVPVGGCYRLIDIPMSNCLNSTINKIFVLTQFNSASLNRHIARTYFGNGVNFGDGFVEVLAATQTPGETGMNWFQGTADAVRQFTWVFEDAKNKDIEDILILSGDHLYRMDYLNLLQNHIDRDADITVSCVPVGESRAPDFGLLKFDNKGKVIQFAEKPKGDDLQAMRIDTSLLGLSQKEAKESPYIASMGVYVFKRDVLLNLLRWGYPTSNDFGSEILPAAVTEHNVQAYLFRDYWEDIGTIKSFYDANLALTDEVPKFQFYDPKTPFFTSPRFLPPSKIEKSKLKNAIISHGCFLRECNIEHSIVGERSRLDSGVELKDTLMLGADYYQTESEIAYLLAEGKVPIGVGRNTKIRNCIIDKNAKIGCDVLIMNKDGVEEGDRADEGFYIRSGITVILEKATIKDGGVI; from the exons ATGGATTACTGTTGTTCAACATTGAAAAACAGTACCAAATTGGTAAAATTAAGTGTGAATGGGGATGAAGGGTTTTTGAGAGGTGAAAAGATTAGGTGGAGCTTAAACGGCAACGTTTGGGTAAATAGAGTGCAAAAAAGCTTAAATTTTCAAAAGCAGACTAGCAAAATTACAAAACTTGGGGTTGCTTTCAATGTCATTACATCAGATAATGGCAAAGAAACCTTGGTTGAG ACACTGACAGCACCAAGTTTTGAAAGAAGAAGAGTAAATTCAAAAAATGTGGCTGCAATCATACTTGGTGGTGGTGCAGGAACTAAACTCTTCCCTCTTACTAGCAAAACCGCTACACCCGCC GTACCTGTAGGAGGATGCTATAGGCTTATCGACATCCCTATGAGCAATTGTTTAAACAGCACTATAAACAAAATATTTGTTCTAACTCAATTCAATTCCGCTTCTCTAAATCGGCACATTGCTCGTACTTATTTTGGCAACGGTGTGAATTTTGGCGATGGTTTTGTTGAG GTTTTGGCTGCCACTCAAACGCCCGGGGAAACAGGAATGAATTGGTTTCAAGGAACAGCAGACGCTGTGAGACAATTTACATGGGTTTTCGAG GATGCCAAAAACAAGGATATTGAGGATATACTAATCTTGTCGGGTGATCATCTTTATCGCATGGACTATCTTAACCTGTTGCAG AATCATATTGACAGAGATGCTGACATCACAGTTTCTTGCGTGCCAGTAGGTGAAAG CCGAGCACCTGATTTTGGGCTACTGAAGTTCGATAACAAGGGTAAAGTCATTCAATTTGCTGAAAAACCAAAAGGCGACGATTTACAAGCAATG CGAATTGATACTAGTTTGCTTGGATTATCACAAAAAGAAGCTAAAGAATCGCCATATATTGCATCAATGGGCGTTTACGTTTTCAAAAGGGATGTTTTGTTAAATCTATTAAGATGGGGGTACCCGACATCTAATGATTTCGGATCTGAAATCCTTCCTGCTGCCGTAACAGAGCACAATGTGCAA GCGTACTTATTCAGAGACTACTGGGAAGATATCGGGACGATTAAGTCTTTTTATGACGCGAATTTGGCGCTTACAGATGAG GTACCTAAGTTTCAGTTTTATGATCCAAAGACTCCATTTTTCACTTCTCCTAGGTTCTTGCCACCATCCAAGATCGAAAAAAGCAAG CTCAAGAATGCAATTATTTCACATGGTTGTTTTCTGAGAGAATGCAACATTGAACACTCAATAGTGGGTGAACGTTCCCGTTTAGATTCTGGTGTCGAGCTTAAG GATACACTAATGTTGGGGGCAGATTACTATCAGACAGAATCTGAGATCGCTTATTTGCTAGCTGAAGGAAAGGTCCCAATTGGCGTAGGACGTAACACAAAAATCAG GAATTGCATCATAGACAAAAATGCAAAGATCGGATGTGATGTGTTGATCATGAACAAAGAT GGAGTTGAAGAAGGTGATAGAGCAGATGAAGGATTCTACATAAGATCTGGGATTACAGTCATATTGGAAAAGGCTACAATTAAAGATGGTGGTGTTATATAA